The following proteins are encoded in a genomic region of Arcobacter suis CECT 7833:
- the atpG gene encoding ATP synthase F1 subunit gamma, producing the protein MANLKEIKLKIGSVKNTQKTTKAMKLVSSAKLTRTRQLSEQARSYARKINEVLSDIAARVSKVQDEGNIGRAFVQNDAPKTIDIVFVTADKGLCGGFNMATIKTVSKLIAEYEAKGTKVRLRAAGRKGVDFFSFQGVALEQRVSDLSSAPEYDRAAEFIHAVVEDFRNEVTDKVIVVYNGFLNMLTQEIRVRDLLPISLDLAEVKDSESMLDIEPDDDEEVLNELTDKYIDFNMYYALIDSLAAEHSARMQAMEAATKNAKEKVNSLTVEYNKARQAAITTELIEIISGVEALK; encoded by the coding sequence ATGGCTAACTTAAAAGAGATAAAATTAAAAATAGGTAGTGTTAAAAATACTCAGAAGACTACTAAAGCTATGAAGCTTGTATCTTCTGCAAAACTTACTAGAACTAGACAGTTATCTGAACAAGCTAGAAGTTATGCAAGAAAGATAAATGAAGTTCTTTCTGATATTGCTGCTAGAGTTAGCAAAGTTCAAGACGAAGGAAATATTGGCAGAGCATTTGTACAAAATGATGCACCAAAAACAATTGATATTGTTTTTGTAACTGCTGATAAAGGACTTTGCGGTGGTTTTAATATGGCAACAATTAAAACAGTTAGTAAATTAATTGCTGAATATGAAGCAAAAGGTACAAAAGTTAGATTAAGAGCTGCTGGAAGAAAAGGTGTTGATTTCTTTTCTTTCCAAGGTGTTGCTTTAGAGCAAAGAGTTTCTGATTTATCTTCTGCTCCTGAGTATGATAGAGCTGCTGAGTTTATTCATGCTGTTGTTGAAGATTTTAGAAATGAAGTTACTGATAAAGTAATAGTTGTTTATAATGGTTTTTTAAATATGTTAACTCAAGAAATTAGAGTTAGAGATTTATTACCAATTAGCTTAGATCTTGCAGAAGTAAAAGATTCAGAATCTATGTTAGATATTGAGCCAGATGATGATGAAGAAGTATTAAATGAATTAACTGATAAATATATTGATTTCAATATGTATTATGCTTTGATTGATTCTTTAGCTGCAGAACATAGTGCTAGAATGCAAGCAATGGAAGCTGCAACTAAGAATGCAAAAGAGAAAGTTAATAGTTTAACAGTTGAATATAATAAAGCTAGACAAGCTGCAATTACAACAGAGCTGATAGAAATTATCAGTGGTGTTGAAGCATTAAAATAA
- the atpA gene encoding F0F1 ATP synthase subunit alpha, which translates to MGAKIQADEISSIIKERIDNFELNVDVNETGKIISYADGIAQVYGLKNVMAGELVEFENGERGLASNLEESSVGIVILGKGEGLREGTSCKRLGKLLSTPVGDAMVGRVVNALGEPIDGKGSIAASETRLVEEKAPGIMARKSVHEPLTTGIKAIDALVPIGRGQRELIIGDRQTGKTTVAIDTILNQKGENVVCIYVAIGQKSSSVASVVRTLEEAGAMEYTIVVNASAADSAALQFLAPYTGVTIGEFFRDNGKHALIIYDDLSKHAVAYREMSLILRRPPGREAYPGDVFYLHSRLLERAAKMSDERGAGSMTALPIIETQAGDVAAYIPTNVISITDGQIFLETNLFNSGIRPAINVGLSVSRVGGAAQIKATKQVAGTLKLSLAQYRELEAFAQFASDLDEATRRELELGQRMVEVLKQGVNKPLVIEKQIVIIYAGTKGYLNDVAVGDVVRFEAELHAFFEQKYSNILDTIKSSQKIDDNTEAELKAALEEFKTVFSAN; encoded by the coding sequence ATGGGTGCAAAAATTCAAGCTGATGAAATCAGTTCTATAATTAAAGAAAGAATTGATAACTTTGAATTAAATGTAGATGTAAATGAAACAGGTAAGATTATCTCTTATGCAGATGGTATTGCTCAAGTTTACGGTCTAAAAAATGTTATGGCTGGGGAACTAGTTGAGTTTGAAAATGGTGAAAGAGGTCTTGCTTCAAATTTAGAAGAATCTTCAGTTGGTATTGTTATTCTTGGAAAAGGTGAAGGTCTAAGAGAAGGTACTTCTTGTAAAAGACTTGGAAAACTTTTATCAACACCAGTTGGTGATGCAATGGTTGGAAGAGTTGTTAATGCTCTTGGTGAACCAATTGATGGTAAAGGTTCAATTGCAGCTTCTGAAACTAGATTAGTTGAAGAAAAAGCTCCTGGAATTATGGCTAGAAAATCTGTTCATGAACCATTAACAACTGGTATTAAAGCAATTGATGCATTAGTTCCAATTGGTAGAGGGCAAAGAGAACTTATTATTGGTGATAGACAAACTGGTAAAACAACAGTTGCAATCGACACAATTCTTAACCAAAAAGGTGAGAACGTAGTTTGTATTTATGTTGCTATTGGTCAAAAATCATCTTCTGTTGCTTCTGTTGTAAGAACGCTTGAAGAAGCAGGTGCTATGGAGTATACAATTGTTGTTAATGCTTCTGCTGCTGATTCTGCTGCTTTACAATTCTTAGCACCATATACAGGTGTTACTATTGGTGAATTCTTTAGAGATAATGGAAAACATGCTTTAATTATTTATGATGATTTATCTAAACATGCTGTTGCATATAGAGAAATGTCATTAATTTTAAGAAGACCTCCAGGTAGAGAAGCATATCCAGGAGATGTATTTTATCTACACTCAAGACTATTAGAAAGAGCTGCAAAAATGAGTGATGAAAGAGGTGCTGGGTCTATGACTGCATTACCAATTATTGAAACTCAAGCTGGAGACGTTGCTGCATACATTCCAACAAACGTTATTTCAATTACTGATGGTCAAATTTTCTTAGAAACTAACCTATTTAACTCAGGGATTAGACCTGCTATTAATGTTGGTTTATCAGTATCAAGAGTTGGTGGAGCTGCTCAAATTAAAGCTACTAAGCAAGTTGCTGGTACTTTAAAATTATCTCTTGCACAATATAGAGAACTTGAAGCATTTGCACAATTTGCATCAGATTTAGATGAAGCTACTAGAAGAGAATTAGAGCTTGGTCAAAGAATGGTTGAAGTATTAAAACAAGGTGTAAATAAACCATTAGTTATTGAAAAACAAATTGTTATTATTTATGCTGGTACTAAAGGGTACTTAAATGATGTTGCTGTTGGTGATGTTGTAAGATTTGAAGCTGAATTACATGCGTTCTTTGAACAAAAATATTCAAACATTTTAGATACAATCAAATCATCTCAAAAAATTGATGATAATACAGAAGCAGAATTAAAAGCTGCATTAGAAGAGTTTAAAACTGTATTTAGTGCAAACTAA
- a CDS encoding F0F1 ATP synthase subunit delta produces the protein MNDLVAKRYVKALVDGRNNDIINTISSKLNVISSAFADEKFNSIVSSPQIADCAKVDFIITLADGANDEVFKNFIKLLGEKRRLGLLPFIAKELNTQIAKMNNSYVGVVYTNLELSSDYVSSIEKQFSKKFDVKLSLSQNVCDYDGIKVDIDGLGVEISFSKERLKSQLIDHILKAV, from the coding sequence ATGAATGATTTAGTAGCAAAAAGATATGTTAAAGCATTAGTTGATGGTAGAAATAATGATATTATTAATACTATTAGCAGTAAGCTAAATGTTATTTCTTCAGCATTTGCTGATGAAAAATTCAATTCAATAGTTTCTTCTCCTCAGATTGCTGATTGTGCAAAAGTAGATTTTATTATCACTTTAGCAGATGGAGCGAATGATGAAGTTTTTAAAAACTTTATCAAATTACTTGGGGAAAAAAGAAGATTGGGATTATTACCATTTATTGCAAAAGAGCTTAATACTCAAATTGCAAAAATGAATAATAGTTATGTTGGAGTTGTTTATACAAATCTTGAATTATCAAGTGATTATGTATCTTCAATTGAAAAACAATTTAGTAAAAAATTTGATGTTAAATTGTCGTTATCACAAAATGTTTGTGATTATGATGGTATTAAAGTAGATATTGATGGACTAGGAGTTGAAATTTCTTTTTCAAAAGAGAGATTAAAATCACAGTTAATAGATCATATTTTAAAAGCAGTTTAG
- a CDS encoding F0F1 ATP synthase subunit B, protein MKRMLLLGLALAPVALLANEGAVETDIVQRTVNFIIFAGILWYLLADKIKAFFAERSLSIQAELDKVQDTLKASQDKVKDAQKKLEEAKKIATEIVEGAKADIDSVKQKVATAVDSDIINLNKNLEEMMKVETSKAKKEVVTEVLEELLSSENIKLTQQELANIVLKKVA, encoded by the coding sequence ATGAAAAGAATGTTATTACTTGGGTTGGCTTTAGCTCCTGTTGCATTACTTGCAAACGAAGGTGCGGTTGAGACTGATATAGTACAAAGAACCGTTAACTTTATAATATTTGCTGGAATTTTATGGTATTTACTTGCTGATAAAATTAAAGCATTTTTTGCTGAAAGATCTTTATCTATTCAAGCAGAACTTGATAAAGTACAAGATACTTTAAAAGCTTCTCAAGATAAAGTTAAAGATGCACAAAAGAAATTAGAAGAAGCAAAAAAAATTGCTACTGAAATTGTTGAAGGTGCAAAAGCTGATATAGATTCAGTTAAACAAAAAGTTGCAACTGCTGTAGATTCAGACATTATTAATCTAAATAAAAATTTAGAAGAAATGATGAAAGTTGAAACATCAAAAGCTAAAAAAGAAGTTGTTACTGAAGTTCTTGAAGAGCTATTAAGTTCTGAAAATATTAAATTAACTCAACAAGAGTTAGCAAATATTGTTCTTAAAAAGGTAGCATAA
- a CDS encoding F0F1 ATP synthase subunit B family protein: MLDISPVLLLSSGIIFLLVVARLNSCLFKPLLKHMDDRTASIKKDLEDAKSNGADVDGLLAEANDIIAKAKKEAAAIREQAYKEAKDSADAKLASAKSNLEVKSAEFAKNLQDETKALKDSLVSSMPQFNESLKAKLSSI; this comes from the coding sequence ATGTTAGACATAAGTCCTGTATTATTGCTTAGCTCTGGTATCATCTTTCTTTTAGTTGTTGCTAGACTAAACAGTTGTCTTTTCAAACCATTACTTAAGCATATGGATGATAGAACAGCTTCTATAAAAAAAGATTTAGAAGATGCGAAATCAAACGGTGCAGATGTTGATGGTTTATTAGCCGAAGCAAATGATATTATTGCTAAAGCGAAAAAAGAGGCAGCTGCAATTAGAGAACAAGCTTATAAGGAAGCAAAGGATAGTGCTGATGCAAAACTTGCAAGTGCTAAATCTAATTTAGAAGTAAAATCTGCGGAATTTGCTAAAAACTTACAAGACGAGACTAAAGCTTTAAAAGATTCTTTAGTATCTTCTATGCCTCAATTTAATGAGAGCCTAAAAGCTAAGCTTAGCTCAATTTAA
- a CDS encoding ParB/RepB/Spo0J family partition protein produces MALGRGLGELLGEVESAYENSTRSNKSGVFKIDVTAIKANPNQPRKIFDEEKLNDLSESIKEHGLLQPIVVIENEDSTYTLVAGERRLRAHKLANMDKIKAIIIDADEFKLRELALIENIQRDDLNIIELAYCYAQLLNEHSITHEELSRKVFKSRTSITNTLRLLQLNSYVQQFLASDKISAGHAKIMLGLTNDEQKMVCDSIVGQKLSVRETEKIVKELKEKDIEKPKKDKPKDTYNFNPLNNIIEKLKENNLKVKVEKNYFKIEFNSQEEIDKIISYFNIQS; encoded by the coding sequence ATGGCATTAGGTAGAGGATTAGGAGAATTATTAGGCGAAGTTGAATCAGCTTATGAGAATTCAACTAGAAGTAACAAATCAGGCGTTTTTAAAATTGATGTAACTGCAATAAAAGCCAATCCAAATCAGCCAAGAAAAATATTTGATGAAGAAAAATTAAATGATTTAAGTGAGTCAATTAAAGAACATGGTTTATTACAACCTATAGTTGTAATTGAAAATGAAGATAGTACTTATACATTAGTTGCAGGGGAGCGTAGATTAAGAGCTCATAAACTTGCGAATATGGATAAAATTAAAGCAATTATTATTGATGCTGACGAATTTAAGTTAAGAGAATTGGCATTAATAGAAAATATTCAAAGAGATGATTTGAATATAATAGAACTTGCATATTGTTACGCACAATTACTAAATGAACATAGTATTACCCATGAAGAGTTATCTCGAAAGGTATTCAAAAGCAGAACTTCTATTACAAATACGTTAAGATTGTTACAATTAAACTCATATGTACAACAATTTTTAGCAAGTGACAAAATTAGTGCAGGACATGCAAAAATTATGTTAGGACTTACAAATGATGAACAAAAAATGGTTTGTGATTCAATAGTTGGTCAAAAACTTTCAGTTAGAGAAACTGAAAAAATTGTAAAAGAATTAAAAGAAAAAGATATAGAAAAACCTAAAAAAGATAAACCAAAAGATACATATAACTTCAATCCTCTTAACAATATCATTGAAAAATTAAAAGAAAATAATTTAAAAGTAAAAGTTGAAAAAAATTATTTTAAAATAGAATTTAACTCACAAGAAGAAATAGATAAAATTATTAGCTACTTTAATATCCAATCGTAA
- a CDS encoding ParA family protein has protein sequence MTEIISIANQKGGVGKTTTAVNLSAALALEGKRVLLIDADPQANATTSLGFHRDTYEYNIYHVMLGTKELSEIILDSEIENLKVAPSNIGLVGIEKEFYKNTKERELVLKRKIDPVKKDFDYIIIDSPPALGPITINTLSASTSVLIPIQCEFFALEGLAQLLNTIKLVKQTINQSLQIRGFLPTMYSAQNNLSKQVFADLAQHFENKLFKIDDNSYVVIPRNVKLAESPSFGKPIMLYDTNSSGTKAYTHLARAIAG, from the coding sequence ATGACAGAAATTATTTCAATAGCTAACCAAAAGGGCGGTGTGGGTAAAACTACAACTGCTGTAAATTTGAGTGCGGCACTTGCATTAGAAGGTAAAAGAGTATTATTAATTGATGCAGATCCTCAAGCAAATGCTACGACTTCATTAGGTTTTCATAGGGATACTTATGAATATAATATTTACCATGTAATGTTAGGTACAAAAGAACTGAGCGAAATTATTTTAGATTCTGAAATTGAGAATTTAAAAGTAGCTCCATCGAATATAGGACTTGTTGGAATTGAAAAAGAGTTTTATAAAAATACTAAAGAAAGGGAATTAGTTTTAAAAAGAAAAATTGACCCTGTAAAAAAAGATTTTGATTATATCATTATTGATTCACCTCCTGCTCTAGGTCCAATAACAATAAATACATTAAGTGCATCAACATCTGTATTAATTCCAATCCAATGTGAATTTTTTGCATTAGAAGGATTAGCTCAATTATTAAATACAATAAAATTAGTAAAACAAACAATAAATCAATCTTTGCAAATTAGAGGTTTTTTACCAACAATGTATAGTGCTCAGAATAATTTATCAAAACAAGTATTTGCAGATTTAGCACAACATTTTGAGAATAAATTATTCAAAATTGATGATAATTCATATGTAGTTATACCAAGAAATGTTAAATTAGCGGAAAGTCCTAGTTTTGGTAAACCAATTATGTTATATGATACAAACTCAAGTGGTACTAAAGCATACACACATTTAGCAAGAGCAATTGCAGGTTAG
- a CDS encoding biotin--[acetyl-CoA-carboxylase] ligase produces MKIIKLKEIDSTHRYIKDYILENSYSEPLCVFCDFQTQGIGSRGNSWIGKEGNIFFSFVVDKEFLPDDLPLQSSSIYFSYLLKDVLKQMGSFVWLKWPNDFYIEDKKIGGTITTVSKNLIYCGIGINLKSVSEDFGKLDINVDIDDMLKSYFSKLEKKIFWKQIFSDFKIEFQHSKKFQTTIDNQKVSLQNVMLNEDGSIQVNNKKVFSLR; encoded by the coding sequence ATGAAAATAATAAAATTAAAAGAAATAGATTCTACTCATAGATATATAAAAGATTATATTTTAGAAAATAGTTATAGTGAACCTTTATGTGTTTTTTGTGATTTTCAAACGCAAGGAATTGGTAGTAGAGGAAATTCTTGGATAGGAAAAGAGGGTAATATTTTTTTCTCTTTTGTTGTTGATAAAGAATTTTTGCCTGATGATTTACCTTTACAAAGTAGTTCAATATATTTTTCTTATCTTTTAAAAGATGTTTTGAAGCAGATGGGTTCTTTTGTTTGGCTAAAATGGCCAAATGATTTTTATATAGAAGATAAAAAAATCGGTGGAACTATTACTACTGTTTCAAAAAATCTAATTTATTGTGGAATAGGAATAAATTTAAAAAGTGTTAGTGAAGATTTTGGAAAACTTGATATAAATGTTGATATAGATGATATGTTAAAAAGTTATTTTTCTAAATTAGAAAAAAAGATTTTTTGGAAGCAAATATTTAGTGATTTTAAGATAGAATTCCAGCATAGCAAAAAGTTCCAAACAACCATAGACAATCAAAAAGTTTCTCTTCAAAATGTGATGTTAAATGAAGATGGTTCAATACAAGTAAACAATAAAAAGGTATTTAGTTTAAGATGA
- a CDS encoding AEC family transporter: MLEPIFPIAIYLILGYTFKIIYHDNSKQLIEFIIYFSLPAIVFSKIYPLVLDEKILNLILMFISFILFNLLLAYFVGKMMKLNRVLLATFMIMATFGNTSFIGFSYIEAFYGEDYIVYGLIYDLFGSFLLLVSVGMFIITWGAGKKNNITHIFKSIFLFPPSIMFLITILVKNFEVPNFLILTSQTLGSTLVPIAMIAIGMKLELKHIFARFHIVSAAMILKMIVVPIIVLIGFHYFYGLNQTWVKVTIIEVAMPPMTMATVLAIKGGLDEKVAINSLVLGVLLSLLTISLYTSYLA, translated from the coding sequence ATGTTAGAGCCAATTTTCCCAATTGCAATTTATTTAATTTTAGGTTACACCTTTAAAATAATTTATCATGATAATTCTAAACAACTAATTGAATTTATAATTTATTTTTCACTTCCAGCTATTGTATTTTCTAAAATTTATCCTTTAGTTCTTGATGAAAAAATATTAAATTTGATTTTAATGTTTATCTCTTTTATTCTTTTTAATCTTCTTCTTGCTTATTTTGTAGGAAAAATGATGAAATTAAATCGCGTTTTATTAGCTACTTTTATGATTATGGCTACTTTTGGGAATACATCATTTATTGGTTTTTCATATATTGAAGCATTTTATGGAGAAGATTATATTGTTTATGGATTGATTTATGATTTATTTGGCTCATTTTTGCTTTTAGTTTCAGTTGGAATGTTTATTATTACTTGGGGAGCGGGGAAAAAGAATAATATTACTCATATTTTCAAAAGTATATTTTTATTTCCGCCTTCAATTATGTTTTTAATAACTATTCTTGTAAAAAATTTTGAGGTTCCAAACTTTTTAATATTAACTTCACAAACTCTTGGTTCAACACTTGTTCCAATTGCTATGATTGCAATTGGAATGAAATTAGAACTAAAACATATTTTTGCAAGGTTTCATATTGTTTCAGCTGCAATGATTTTAAAAATGATTGTTGTTCCAATAATTGTATTAATAGGTTTTCACTATTTTTATGGCTTAAATCAAACTTGGGTAAAAGTTACAATAATTGAAGTTGCAATGCCACCAATGACAATGGCTACAGTTTTAGCAATAAAAGGTGGGTTAGATGAAAAAGTAGCTATAAACTCTTTAGTTCTAGGAGTTTTATTGAGTTTATTAACAATAAGTTTATATACATCTTATTTAGCGTAA
- the fmt gene encoding methionyl-tRNA formyltransferase produces the protein MSKRILFMGTPDYATTIFKELLDSKYEIVGLFTQPDKPVGRKQLLTPPHIKQYCIDENINLPIFQPLKLRGNEEATKQITELKPDFIIVAAYGQILPKGILDIAPCINLHASLLPKYRGASPIQESILNDDYYTGVTSMLMEEGLDSGDILGLQYLKITPTMEVSEAFEKLSLIAAKLTLTTLDNYENIKPIKQNESEVSFCKKIKKEDGLVDFIDAKKLYLKYKAYSFWPGIFLESELKIKDIELNEEKSINNQGQILEIKDDFIIVGCEKGSLKIKTLQAPSKKAINSVDFIRGQRLEINSILI, from the coding sequence ATGAGTAAAAGAATTTTATTTATGGGAACTCCTGATTATGCTACTACGATATTTAAAGAATTATTAGATAGTAAGTATGAAATAGTAGGATTATTTACTCAACCTGATAAACCAGTTGGGAGAAAGCAACTTTTAACTCCTCCTCATATTAAACAATATTGTATTGATGAAAATATAAATCTTCCAATTTTTCAACCTTTAAAATTAAGAGGAAATGAAGAAGCTACAAAACAAATAACAGAGTTAAAACCTGATTTTATAATAGTTGCAGCTTATGGGCAAATATTACCAAAAGGGATTTTAGATATTGCTCCATGTATAAATCTTCATGCTTCATTACTACCAAAATATAGAGGTGCAAGTCCTATTCAAGAATCAATTCTAAATGATGATTATTATACAGGAGTAACTTCTATGCTTATGGAAGAAGGTCTTGATAGTGGAGATATTTTAGGGTTACAATATTTAAAAATAACTCCAACAATGGAAGTTTCAGAAGCTTTTGAAAAATTATCTTTAATTGCTGCAAAACTTACTCTTACAACTTTAGATAATTATGAAAATATAAAACCAATAAAACAAAATGAATCAGAAGTAAGTTTTTGTAAAAAAATCAAAAAAGAAGATGGTTTAGTTGATTTTATTGATGCTAAAAAACTTTATTTAAAATACAAAGCTTATTCGTTTTGGCCAGGTATTTTTTTAGAATCAGAATTAAAAATAAAAGATATTGAATTAAATGAAGAAAAATCTATCAATAATCAAGGTCAGATTTTAGAAATTAAAGATGATTTTATTATTGTTGGATGTGAAAAAGGAAGTTTAAAAATTAAAACTTTACAAGCACCTTCTAAAAAAGCTATAAACTCTGTTGATTTTATTAGAGGTCAAAGATTAGAAATAAATTCAATACTTATTTAG
- the proB gene encoding glutamate 5-kinase → MKRLVIKVGTAVLTQDGQLALDRMENLVNLIAKLKNDKNLEVILVSSGAVGAGYTSLKLDKKIVANKQALAAIGQPLLLKNYKKRFKEHNITCAQMLFIADDFDSRKRTKNAQNVMEILLENKILPIINENDVIATDELVFGDNDQLAAHVAYYFKADMLAILSDIDGYYNKNPREFDDAVLQKNVYEISPEALEMKHSANSEFATGGIVTKLKAADFLMKRDIPMYLSSGFDLTNAYDFLVDGNHKSGTIFQAKK, encoded by the coding sequence ATGAAAAGATTAGTAATTAAAGTAGGAACTGCTGTTCTAACTCAAGACGGACAATTAGCTCTTGATAGAATGGAAAATTTAGTTAATTTAATTGCAAAATTAAAAAATGACAAAAATCTTGAAGTGATATTAGTCTCTTCAGGAGCTGTTGGAGCTGGATATACTTCTTTAAAACTTGATAAAAAGATAGTTGCAAATAAACAAGCACTAGCAGCTATTGGGCAACCTTTATTACTAAAAAATTATAAAAAAAGATTCAAAGAACATAATATCACTTGTGCTCAAATGCTTTTTATTGCAGATGATTTTGATTCAAGAAAAAGAACTAAAAATGCTCAAAATGTTATGGAAATTTTATTAGAGAATAAAATCTTACCAATTATAAATGAAAATGATGTAATTGCAACTGATGAGTTAGTTTTTGGTGATAATGACCAACTAGCAGCTCATGTTGCTTATTATTTTAAAGCAGATATGTTAGCAATTTTATCTGATATTGATGGATATTATAATAAAAATCCAAGAGAATTTGATGATGCAGTTTTACAAAAAAATGTTTATGAAATTTCTCCTGAAGCATTAGAAATGAAACATTCTGCAAATTCAGAATTTGCAACGGGTGGAATAGTTACAAAATTAAAAGCAGCAGATTTTTTAATGAAAAGAGATATTCCAATGTATTTATCTTCTGGATTTGATTTAACGAATGCTTATGATTTTTTAGTTGATGGAAATCATAAAAGTGGAACAATTTTTCAAGCAAAAAAATGA
- the obgE gene encoding GTPase ObgE gives MFIDSARFSVTSGKGGQGCAAFRREKFVVKGGPDGGDGGKGGDVYFLVDNNTDTLSNYKGRKYFKADNGAQGLGGRMTGKSGESLVLIVPPGTQVIDDETNEVIFDLIELGEKVLFLEGGKGGLGNVHFKNSRNQRPTYFQPGLPGQVRSIRLELKLIADVGLVGYPNVGKSTLISVTSNATPEIANYEFTTLTPKLGVVEVGNYNSFVMADIPGIIDGASEGRGLGLEFLKHIERTKTLLFVIDVANYRTMIDQYRVLKEEVAKFSGELAKRNYAIVLSKIDGYLGETLEDDIEKFIKDIGLETTKSNEFKFEGELPYFIQDLIYTRFDNTKPYFVLPISSLTKLNLKPLGFALYNLLEQGKDEKISN, from the coding sequence ATGTTTATAGATAGCGCTAGATTTTCAGTTACATCTGGAAAAGGTGGACAGGGATGTGCAGCATTTAGACGAGAAAAATTTGTTGTAAAAGGTGGACCAGATGGTGGAGATGGTGGAAAAGGTGGAGATGTTTATTTTTTAGTAGACAATAATACTGATACATTATCAAACTACAAAGGTAGAAAATATTTTAAAGCTGATAATGGAGCACAAGGTTTAGGTGGAAGAATGACTGGAAAGTCAGGAGAATCACTGGTTTTAATAGTTCCTCCTGGAACTCAAGTTATTGATGATGAAACAAATGAAGTTATTTTTGACTTGATTGAGCTTGGCGAAAAAGTTCTGTTTTTAGAAGGTGGAAAAGGTGGACTTGGAAATGTGCACTTTAAAAATTCAAGAAATCAAAGACCAACTTATTTTCAACCAGGACTTCCTGGACAAGTTAGAAGTATTAGATTAGAATTAAAATTAATTGCTGATGTTGGACTTGTTGGTTATCCAAATGTTGGGAAATCAACTTTAATATCTGTTACTTCAAATGCAACTCCTGAAATTGCAAATTATGAATTTACAACTTTAACTCCAAAATTAGGTGTAGTAGAAGTTGGAAATTATAATTCATTTGTAATGGCTGATATTCCAGGAATCATTGATGGTGCAAGTGAAGGAAGAGGTTTAGGTTTAGAGTTTTTAAAACATATTGAAAGAACAAAAACACTTTTATTTGTAATTGATGTTGCAAACTACAGAACAATGATTGATCAATATAGAGTTTTAAAAGAAGAAGTTGCTAAATTCTCAGGTGAACTAGCAAAAAGAAATTATGCAATAGTTTTAAGTAAAATTGATGGATATTTGGGTGAAACTTTAGAAGATGATATAGAAAAATTTATCAAAGATATTGGTTTAGAAACTACTAAATCAAATGAGTTCAAATTTGAAGGAGAACTTCCATATTTTATACAAGATTTAATTTATACAAGATTTGATAATACAAAACCATATTTTGTTTTACCAATTTCATCTTTAACAAAATTAAATTTAAAACCACTTGGATTTGCTTTATATAATTTATTAGAACAGGGTAAAGATGAAAAGATTAGTAATTAA
- the rpmA gene encoding 50S ribosomal protein L27: MAHKKGQGSTQNNRDSAGRRLGVKKYGGEVVRAGNIIIRQRGTKVHLGQNVGMGKDHTIYSLIDGVVKFEIKDKKRKKVSVYAS, translated from the coding sequence ATGGCTCACAAAAAAGGTCAGGGAAGTACGCAGAATAATAGAGATTCAGCTGGTAGAAGACTTGGTGTTAAAAAATACGGTGGTGAAGTTGTAAGAGCTGGTAATATCATTATTAGACAAAGAGGTACTAAAGTACATTTAGGTCAAAATGTTGGTATGGGTAAAGATCATACAATTTATTCTTTAATTGACGGTGTTGTTAAATTTGAAATTAAAGATAAAAAGAGAAAAAAAGTTTCAGTTTACGCTTCGTAA
- the rplU gene encoding 50S ribosomal protein L21 has translation MYAIIKCGGKQYKVSEGDILDVDYTGLAAKETLEITDVLAVNNGELKTGDAVANAKVEAVVVLDGTGVNRAKKVIIYKKRRRKDSKLKRGFRKSFTKIRITKIAA, from the coding sequence ATGTACGCAATTATCAAATGTGGTGGAAAACAGTATAAAGTTTCTGAGGGTGATATCTTAGATGTTGACTATACTGGTTTAGCTGCAAAAGAAACTTTAGAGATTACTGATGTTTTAGCAGTAAACAACGGTGAGTTAAAAACTGGCGATGCTGTTGCAAATGCAAAAGTTGAGGCAGTTGTAGTATTAGACGGTACTGGTGTAAATAGAGCTAAAAAAGTAATCATTTACAAAAAAAGAAGAAGAAAAGATTCTAAATTAAAAAGAGGTTTCAGAAAAAGCTTCACTAAAATTAGAATCACTAAAATTGCTGCATAA